The nucleotide sequence GCTCGCCACCCGCCCGGTGGACGTCGGCGCGCTGCTGCGCCGGATCGTCGCCGGCCACCCCGACTCGCGGGCCCGCGTGGACGGCGACGCGCCGCCCGTGGTGACCGACCCGCGCCGGCTCGAACGGATCCTCAGCAACCTGGTGGCCAACGGGATCGAACACGGCGGCGGCGACCTGCGCGCCGAGATCCGGCACACCGGCGCCGAACTCGTCGTCTCGGTCGCCGACCGCGGGCCGGGCATTCCCGCCGAGCACCTGGCCCACATCTTCGACCGGTTCTACAAGGCCGATCCGGCCCGCACCGGGCCCGGCAGCGGGCTCGGCCTGGCCATCGCCCGGGAGAACGCCCGGCTGCTCGGCGGCCGGCTCGACGTGGCTAGCGAGGTCGGCCACGGCACCCGCTTCCGCCTCACCCTCCCGCTCGACACCGGGGACACCTCATGCGACGCCTGATCCCACCGCTCGCCGCGCTGCTGCTGCTCACCGCCGGCTGCGCCCCGCCCCGCACCGGCACCCTCGGGCCCGCCCCGGCCGGCCCGTCGCCGACCACCACCGCCGCCGCGCCGGACGGCACGCCCCCGCCGATCCCGCCCGCGACGGGCGTCCCCGGCACACCCGCCACGACGGGTACGGCGACCACCCCCGCCGCGACCGGAGCGGACGGGACGCTGACCGTGCAGCTCTGGTTCGCCCGGGGCGGCAGACTCGTGCCCACCCGGCGTACGCTGCCGGCCACCGTGGCCACCTCCCGGCTGGCGCTCACCGAACTGGCCGCCGGCCCGTCCCCGGCCGAGAGCGCCACCGGCCTCACCACCCTGGTGCCCCCCGGCACGCAGGTGACCCGAATCGCCGGCGGGGTGGCGACCCTGGTCCCGCCGGCCGGGTTCGACGCCGACGGGGCGACGGACGCCCGGCTGCGCCGCGCCCAGGTGGTCTGGACGCTCACCCAGTTCCCCACCGTCCGGCGGGTGGCCTTCGCGCCGACCGACGCGGCGACCGGGCGGGACGACTACGCCGACCTGCTGCCCCCCATCGTGGTGACCGCCCCGGCGATCGGCGACCGGGTCGCCAGCCCGGTGACCGTCAGCGGCACCGCCGACGTGTTCGAGGCGACGGTGAGCGTCCGGGTGCTGGACGCGGCGGGCCGCGAGATCGGCACCGGGTTCACGACGGCCTCCTGCGGCTCCGGCTGCCGCGGCGCCTACCGGCTGGACGTCCGCTACCGGCGCGCGGCGGCCGGGCGGGGCACGGTCGAGGTGTACGAGGTGTCGGCGCGCGACGGCTCCCGGGTCAACGTGGTGCGCGTACCGGTCGAGCTGACCGCCGCCCGGTGACGCGACCCCACAGCGGACGGCACAGTCGGTCGGAACCGATTGACTTTCGATAGGTTCCGCGCGATAGTCGATGCATGTTCACAGCTCAACGGGCGGTGGCTCCGCTCAAAGCCTTCCTCGTGCTGCTGTTCGGGATCCTGGTCCTGTTCCAGGTCATGTCGCTGCCCGGGCAGTTCGCGCACATGGCCAGGGAGAACCCGGACATGGCCTACCTGAGGTGGCCGGCGACCGCCGTGACGGTGTTCTGGGTGCTCTGCATCCAGGTGGTGATCGCGTGCACCTGGAAGCTGCTCACCCTGGTCAAGAACGACCGCATCTTCAGCGAGGCGTCCCTGGCCTGGGTGGATGCGATCGTGTGGGCCATCGCCGCCGCGTGGGCGGTACTCGTGGGCGTCTTCCTCTACGTCGGCTTCAACGCGGACGACCCGGGCCTGCCGCTCCTGCTGTTCCTGCTGGTGACCGGGGTGACCGTGCTGGGGCTGCTCATGGTCGTGATGCGGGAGCTGCTGCGGCAGGCCACCACGCTCCGGACCGACATGGAAGCGGTGATCTGATGCCCATCGTCGTCCGCATCGACGTCGAGCTGGCCCGACGCAAGATGAGCGTCGGCGAGTTCGCCGAGCGGGTCGGCCTCACCCCGGCCAACGTCGCGGTGCTGAAGAACGGCCGGGCCAAGGCCGTCCGCTTCAGCACCCTCGAAGCCATGTGCCGGGTGCTGGACTGCCAGCCCGGCGACCTGCTCGAATGGGTCGAGGATGAGGGAGAAGGCCGATGAGGTACGTGCTCGCCGTCGTAGCTCTCCTGGCCGTCGCGCTCGGCGTCGCCGGCCTCGTCTACGGGGAGGCCGACGACTCGCCCGGCCTCCAGCTCCTGGCCGGCCTGCTCGTCATCGGCGCCGTGGCGATCGGCGTCCGCATCGCCCGGCGCAGCCGGTAGGTGTCGCTGCGAGCTGAGGATTCGAACCTCAATTCCCCGATCCAGAGTCGGATGTGCTGCCTGGTTGCACCAGCTCGCATGGGCGACCGGCGCCCCTCCCCCTCCGGGGGCGCCGGTCGGTTCAACCCTTCACACAGACGACCTGCTTGAGGTGGGCGACCACCTCGACCAGGTCCTCCTGCTGAGCCATCACCTGGGTGATGTCCTTGTACGCGCCGGGAATCTCGTCGACCACCCCGGCGTCCTTGCGGCACTCCACGCCCGCCGTCTGCGCCGCCAGGTCGGCGGTGCTGTACGTCCGCTTCGCCTGCCCCCGCGACATCCGCCGCCCGGCCCCGTGCGACGCCGAGCAGTACGCGTCGAGGTTGCCCTTGCCGCGCACGACGTACGACCCGGTGCCCATCGACCCCGGGATGATGCCCAGGTCGCCCCGGCCGGCCCGGATGGCGCCCTTGCGGGTCACCAGCACCTCGACCCCGTCGTAGCTCTCCTCCGCCACGTAGTTGTGGTGGCAGGAGATCGGCTCGTCGTAGCCGACCTGCGGGAACTCGTCCCGCACCACCCCGCAGAGCAGGGCGAGCATGACGGCCCGGTTGCGGCGCGCGTACTCCTGCGCCCACCACAGGTCCCGGCGGTAGGCGTCCATCTCCGGGGTGCCGGCGAGGAACACCGCGAGGTCCCGGTCGGGCAGGTCCACGTTGTGCGGCAGCCCGCGGGCCACCGCCATGTGCCGCTCGGCGAGTTCCTTGCCGATGTTGCGGGAGCCCGAGTGCAGCATCAGCCAGACCCGGCCGTCGTCCGGGCCGCCCTGCTCCAGGCAGACCTCGATGAAGTGGTTCCCGCCGCCGAGGGTGCCCAGCTGGCGCTGGGCCCGGGTCTCCAGCTGCGCCACCTTCCGGTCGAGGGTGCCGAAGCGCCAGAAGTCGTCCCAGCCGCCCTGCTCCAGCCCACGGATCCGGCGCGGGTCGACCGCGTCGGCGCGCATGGCGAAGCCGACCGGGATGGCCGCCTCGATGGCGCTCCGCAGCGGGCCGAGGTCGTCGGGCAGGTCGGCCGCGGTGAGCGAGGTGCGCACCGCGGACATGCCGCAGCCGATGTCGACGCCGACCGCGGCCGGCGAGACGGCCTGCCGCATGGCGATGACCGAGCCCACCGTGGCGCCCTTGCCGAAGTGCACGTCCGGCATGACGGCGACGCCGTGCACCCAGGGCAGCGTGCCGATGTTGCGCAGCTGCCGGGCCGCCTGCGCCTCGATCGTGTAGGGGTCGGTCCAGACCCGGACCGGCGCCCGGGTACCGGCCAGCGGGGTGAAACCCATCGTCGTCTCCTCGTTCAGGGGTGTTGTCCGAGCGGTTGGCCGGATTCGAACCGGCGATCTTCACCATGGCGAGGTGACGCGCTGCCTGACTGCGCTACAACCGCGTGGTGGTCCCGGGGCGGGACCAGGCGTAGGCCGTACGGGACTCGAACCCGTAGCCTCCCGGGTGAGAACCGGGTGAGCTGCCAATTGCTCCAACGGCCCGCGGGACGGCGGCTGCCGTCCGCGTGTGTCCGGGACCGCGGAATCGAACCGCGTGTCTCTCGCGCCCAAGGCGAGCGGGTCAGCCAGCTCCCTCGTCCCGGTTGCCCGGCCGGCGCGCGAGCGCCGGCCGGGGTCGTGCTCATGCCGTCCACTGTGGAGTTGAGAAGAAGCGACGTCGCCGGCCAGCGGTCGGGACAGGGTGAGGCAGGGGCGACAGGACTCGAACCTGCAACCGTCGGGTTTGGAATCCGGTGCTCTTCCGTTGAGCTACGCCCCTCGGACCCGGTGACGAGAAAAGCCGCCCGGTCCCTGGTCTCGGGGCGGGCGGCTGCGCGTGTGTGTCGCGCCGGCGCTAGTCGCGCCACCACCCCGGTTGCCACTGCTGCCGTCGGCAGCGACCCTGGCCCGCTTCGCGCGGCAGGGCACCGCCGCGCGGCGCGGGCCGCTCGGCTCGGGTGCGGTTCTGCTGCGACACGGTGTGCTCCTGGGTGGTGGCTCGGGTTGACCTTGGCCCGTTCACGGTACGGGCGGGTCCGGGAGCCCCGCAACGTATTTCGCGGGGACGGTTCGGCCGGCGCCGAACGGTGGCGCCGATAGCCTCGCGGCGGGCGGACGAAAGGAGCACGGGATGGACTGGCGGCGCCGGGTGGCCGAGCGGTTCCGGGAGGTCAACGGGGAGCACCCCATGACGGCGGCGGACGACGCGTACGTCAGCGGGCAGTTCGTGACGCTCGACGCGCTCTGCGCGGCGGCCGGGCGGGACCCGGACGGCGTACGCCGGTTGATGCTGGACCGGCGGCTGCCGTTGCCGGGCTATCTGCGCTCGGACGGCGCGGAGATGGTCCCGGCGGACCTGTTCGCGCTGGCGGAGCGGGCCGGCGGGGTGGACGCGCTGCCCGGGTGGTTCGTCTCCCACTGGGCCGACCCGGCGCGCGGCGCGGAGGAGTGGGACGCCTACCTGAGCGGCCGGTACGTCTGCCTGCGCTCGGTGACGCCCGAGTCGATCCGGCGCAAGGACGATCTGACCGCCGCGATCGGTGCGGCGCCGGCCGAGCCGGACGCCGGGTCGGCGACCTGGCTCGACCGGCTGCACGCGCTGGTCGACGAGTTGGACGCGCTGGAGCCGGCGTTCACCGGCTACGACCGGCTCCGGTTCGGCGGGCCGACCTCCCGTGACACCTGCGTGGACGGGGTGCGTGCCCGGTATCCACGACCGGTCAGCGCGCCGACCGTCCGGTGACCCGGCGGGCGACGGCCAGCAGGTACTCCCGGCGGTGCAGCGGGTCGTGGTCCCAGCGGGGCCGGCTCGGGGCCGGTCCGCGTACCGGGCGGTAGTGGTCGAACTCGGCCTCCAGGACGCCCTCGCCACGGGTCAGCCCCGGCAGCCGCTGGTCCAGCGCGTGCACCCGCCCGGCGGGGACCTCCCCCTCGATGACGTAGGCGGCGCCACGCAGGGTGCTGCCGCGGGGTGTCGCGCCGAGCCCGGCGAGCGCGGGCAGCACCGTGCCGAACAGATCCGCGGGGAGGTCGAGCCGGAACCGGTGCACCGGCTCGTGCACCCGGGTGCCCGCGCGGGTGAGGGCGGTCATCAGCACCAGCGGGGTGAGGTTCCGGAAGTCGCCGGCCGTGCTGGACATGCTCTTGTCGAACACGCCGTGGGCGTGGCTCTGCCGGGCCCAGTAGCCGCCGTGGGTGAGGGTGACCACGCAGTCGATGACGGCCCAGCCGTGCAGCCCCTGCCGCAGGGTCTCCCGGACCGTCTCCTCGATCGCCTTGAGGAAGGCCGGCGGCATCGAGCCGAGTTCGATGCCGAGCCGGAACTCGACGCCGCCACCCACCGGCCCGGGCTCGACGCGCAGGCCGACGGTGCCGAGGAACGGGTTGGGCTCCCGGCCGATCCACTCGACGGCCGCGCCGGCGCTGGTGACCCGCTCCACGCAGACGGTGGTGGTCTCCCGGAAGGTGACCGGAACGCCGTAGTCGTCGGCGAGGGTGGCCTCGATGACCTCCTTCTGCACCTCGCCGTAGAGGGACACGGCGAGTTCCTGGCGCCGGTCGTCCTGGCGCAGGTTGATCAGCGGGTCCTGCTCGGCGAGCTGGGTGAGCGCCGCGTGCAGGGCCGGGCGGTCGGCCGGGCGTACCGGCTCGACGACGGTCTCCAGCGTGGGCGGGGCGAAGTGGCGCCGGGCGGCCGGGCGCTCGGGCGGCGCGCCGAGCACGTCGCCGACGCGGACGCCGGCCAGGCCGTGCAGCCGGACGATCCGGCCGGCACCCGCCGCGTCGGCGGGCGTCGCGTCGCCGCCGTCGAAGACACCGAGGGCGGTGACCCGGGCCTCCTGGCCGTCGCCGTGCCGGATCCGGTCGCGGACCCGCACGGTGCCGGCGAAGATCCGGGCGTACGCCACCTTCTCCCCGGCCGGGCCGCGCTCGACCTTGAAGACGGCGCCGGAGAGCGGGGCGTGGACGTCCCCGGCGGTGGCGGGGAGCAGCCCGGTGACCGCGTCGATCAGGTCGGCCACCCCGGCCCCGGTGATGGCGGAGCCGGCGAGCACCGGGTGCACCCGGGCGCGCACGGCCTGCGCGGCGAGCGCCGTCCGGAGCCGGTGCGGGGTGACCGCCCGTTCGTCGGCCACGTACGCGGCCAGCAGCGCGTCGTCGTGCGCGGAGAGCAGGTCGACGAGGCGGGCGTGGTGGCCGGGGTCGCCGGGCGGGTGCGGGACCCACGTCGCGCCCGGGGTGCCGGCGGCGTCGACCCGGCCGAGGGCGACGACGTCGGGGGTGAGCCGGTCGGCGAGCTGGCGCAGCACCCGCTCCGGATCGGCGCCGGCCCGGTCGACCTTGTTCACGAAGAACAGGGTGGGGATGCCGAGGCGGCGCAGGGTGCGGGCCAGCACCCGGGTCTGGGCCTGGACGCCCTCGACGGCGGACACCACGAGCACCGCCCCGTCGAGCACGCCGAGCACGCGTTCCACCTCGGCGATGAAGTCGGGGTGGCCGGGCGTGTCGATGAGGTTGACGGTGGTCCCGGCCACGGCGAAGGAGACGACGGCGGACCGGATGGTGATGCCCCGCTGCCGCTCCAGCGCCAGCGTGTCGGTGCGGGTGTTGCCGGCGTCGACGCTGCCGGGCTCGTCGATGACCCCGGCGCTGTGCAGCAGCCGTTCGGTCAGGCTCGTCTTACCGGCGTCGACATGGGCGAGGATGCCGAGATTGAGGGTTTTCACGCAGCGTCATGTCCTTGAGGTCGGCGGTGATTCGCTTCTGCGGGGACATGCACGCGGCTCGCATCTCGAGCTCCTCCTTCCAGGTGCGTCGTGGTCGATTGCAGCAACCGGCACGGGGCGCCGGCAACCGATTAACTGCGGGTGGGCTGTCAGGCGTGCGCCACCGGGTGGCGCTTCATCTCCTCCATGAAGGGGTAGCGCGCGGTCAGCTCGGCGAGCGTGCACCCGGCCCGCCAGGCGGCGGCCACCTGGGCGACCTGGAGCAGGTCGGTGGCGTCGCCGCGGGCCTGGACGTCACCGTCGACCCGCAGGTCGATCATGAAGTAGCGGGCCTGGGCGCCCAGGCTCACGCAGACGACGCCCCGGTCGGAGGTCGCCTCGGCGCAGGTGAACCGGCTGCGCCCCTGCTCGGGGGCGGTCACCCGGCCGATGTCGAGCTGGTGCCGGGCCGCCGTCTGCACCAGGGCGGGAGCCAGGCCGCCCGGCTCGACCAGGTCCGGGTAGAGGCGCACACCCAGTGCCGTCGAAACGTCGCTCATGACTGACTCCCACTTCCTTGTGACAGAGACCAGCTGCACGCAGGTTACGGGTGTGTTTCCGGCGCGCCTGGTCATCCTGTCCCCCCTGGACGCCCCACGGCAATAGGAACGGTCGATTCGACCACCATCGGGCCCGCGTCCAGGGCCGGGTACGCTCCCGCTCCATGGCCCGGATCCGCTGTGACTTCTTCTCCACGGCCCTCGGCATGGGCACCTCGATGACCGTGCTGCTGCCCGACGGCGCGGCCGGGATCGGCATGGCCGGCGCGGCCACGGCCGGCGATCCGCCGGTGCTCTACCTGCTGCACGGCCTGACCGACGACGACACCGTGTGGACCCGGCGCACCTCGATCGAGCGGTACGTCGCACCGCTGGGGCTGGCCGTGGTGATGCCGCAGGTGCAGCGGAGCTTCTACTGCGACGAGGCGCACGGCAACCGGTACTGGACCTTCCTCAGCGAGGAACTGCCCGAGGTGAGCCGGTCGTTCTTCCGCCTCTCCGACCGGCGCGAGGACACCTTCGTGGCCGGCCTGTCCATGGGCGGGTACGGGGCCATGAAGTGGGCGTTGCGCCACCCGGACCGGTTCGCGGCGGCGGCCAGCCTGTCCGGCGCCCTGAACGTGGCCCACCGGCGCCACCACCCGACGAGCCCCATGGACCCCGCCGTCTGGCACACCGTCTGGGGCGACCGGGACGTGGCCGGCCCGGACGACGACACCGTGGCGCTGCTGGAGCGGGCCGGCGACGACCTGCCCGCCCTGTACGTCGCCTGCGGCACCAAGGACTTCCTGTACGACGACAACACCCGCTTCGTCGACACGGCCCACCGTCGCGGGGTGCCGGTCACCGTGGACTTCTCCCCCGGCGACCACGACTGGGCGTACTGGGACGCGAAGATCCAGGACGTGCTGGCCTGGCTACCGCTGCAACGAAACGGCTGACCCGGGAGGCGCCGCGCCTCCCGGGCGGGCGGCGGGTCAGACGCCGACGGTGCCGTCGACGGCCTCGCGGAGGAAGTCGGCGTGGCCGTTGTGGCGGGCGTACTCGTGCATCATGTGCAGCATCACCAGGCGCAGCGAGACGTCCTCGCCCCAGCGGGCCTGGTGGCCGGTGACGTCGAGCGACTCGGCCTCACGCTCGATGCGGCGGGCGTGCTCGACCTCCCGCTGCCACGCCTCGAACGCCTCCGACCGGCTGGACGCGCTCGCGTCGTACGCCTCCTGGAAGTCCCCCGTCGCCGACCAGATCAGCGGGATGTCCTCGGCGTTGATGACCCGGCGGAACCAGGTGCGCTCGACCTCGGCCATGTGCCGCACGAGGCCGAGCAGGGACAGCGTGGACGGCGGCGACGACTGCCGCCGCAGCTCCTCGTCGGTCAGCCCCTCGCACTTCATCGCCAGGGTGGCGCGGTGGAAGTCGAGGAAGGCACGCAGCGTCTCCCGCTCCCCGGCCAGCAGCGGCGGGCCGATCCGTTCGGTCTCCACGAGTGTCCCTCCTCGCAGGCCGGCCGGCCTGCTCGTGGTTGCTTGGCAGTGCTCCCGGGGGAGCCTAGTCTCAGCGCACCGATCCGCCTCCGAAGGGATCATGATGCACCCCCACATCCGACGTTCCGCGCTGGTCGCCTCGGCGGTCACCGCGGCGCTGGTGGCCGGCGGCGCCACCGCCCAGGCCACCGGCGACACCTACGACCACACCGCGAGCGCCACCGTCTTCGCGCCGAACCCCGTCCAGCAGCTCGGCGACCAGTCGCTGACCGACCAGAAGGACGCGGACTACCCGGCGCTCGCCGGGGCGTACCGGTCGGTGCGGCTGACCAACCTGGACGGATCCGGCACCCTCACCGGGAAGTACGTGGTCGTCAAGAGCAAGACCGGCACCCCGGCCCGTGCCGTCGACGGCGCGTACCCGGCCTGGCACCGCGACGCCGACCAGTTCGAGCAGGTGATGGGCTACCACTGGGTCAACACGGCCCAGGCGTACCTCCAGTCGCTCGGCTTCGGCTCCACGCTGCGGCCGGTCAACCAGCGGCAGATCGAGCTGCGGATCGACCAGTACGGTGGCGACAACTCGTTCTTCCGCGAGGACAAGGCCAACATCACCCTCGGCAAGGGCGGCGTCGACGACGGCGAGGACGCCGAGGTGATCGTCCACGAGTACGGCCACTCGGTGCAGGACGGTCAGGTGCCCGGCTTCGGCACCACCCTGGAGTCCGGCGCGATCGGCGAGGCGTTCGGCGACTACCTGGCGGTCGCGGTGACCAGCTGGGCCACCGGTGTGCCGACGAGGACGCCGGAGGCCTGCGTGGCCGACTGGGACTCGGTCTCCTACACCCGCACCGCCCCGCACTGCCTGCGCCGCCTCGACGGCACCAAGGTCTACCCCGCCGACCTGGTGGGCGAGGTGCACGCGGACGGCGAGATCTGGTCCCGCGCGCTGTGGGACATCCGCACCGCGCTCGGCGACCGCCGGGCCACCACGCTGATCGTGGAGGCGCAGTTCGCCTTCACCACGGACGTCACCTTCCGGGATGCGGCGCTGGCCACCGTGGCCGCCGCGCAGCGTCTCTACGGCGCCCAGGCCGCGAGCGCGACCCGGGCCGCCTTCGTCGCGCGCGGCATCCTCTGACCGCCGCGGTGGGCGCCGCCCCCGCCGGGGCGGCGCTCACCGCAGCGACGACCGGGCCACCGGGAAGTCGAAGTACGTGTCCGGGTACGGCTCGTCGACGTACCGGTAGTGCCACCACTCGCGGGGGTAGTTCTCGAAGCCCTGCGCGGTCATGAGCCGCTTCAGCAACTGCCGGTTGTCCCGGGCCGCCCCGGTGATCCGCGCGTCCGTGGTGTGCGCGCGGGGGTCGAAGCAGTCGAAGCCGGTGCCCATGTCGACGGAGTTGTCCGGGAAGCGCCGGCCGGCCGGGGCGGTGCAGGCGGTCAGCGGCTGGCCCGGCACGTACGCCGGCTGGTCGGGGGTGGGCACCGGGACCAGGGTCAGGTCCAGGGTGCTGCCCCGGCTGTGCGCGGTCGGCGCGCCGATGTAGCCGTCGGCGAACAGCCGGCTCTTCGGCTCGTCCGGGTAGAACTCGCCCTTCATCTGCTGCTCGCCGGGGAGCTTGGCCCAGGCGACGAACTCGTCCACCGCCCGCTGGGGGCGGTAGCAGTCGTACACCTTGAGGCTGCGGCCCTGCGCCAGGGCGGCGGCCTGCACCCGGTGCAGCGCCTCCGCCGCCCGGCGGGTGAGCAGGCAGAGCGGCTCGGCATAGCCGGTGATCGGCCGGCCGACGAAGTTGTGCGCGGTGGCGTACCGGATGTCGGTGCGGATGCCGGGGTCGACGGCGGCCAGGTCGACGACGTCGGCCGGGGCGCGGGGGCCGCCCGGAGTGGCCGACGGCGCGGGCGGCGGGGTGGCGGACGGCGCGGGGCGCGGGGCGGGCCGCTGGCAGCCGGCGGCGAGCGCCGTGGCCAGCACGGCCAGGGCCGTGGCCACCCGTGTCCCGGTCCCCACCCTGCCGTGTCTACCAGCATCGCTCCGGCCCGGGGCGGCATCGGCGGTTCAGGCGGCGAGCGCCGTGCGGAGGAAGTCGAGCGCCGCCACGTCGTCGTCGATGCCGCCCGCCTCGTGGCCGTTGTACCGCCACACCGCGAGTTCCTTCGCCCCGCGGTAGTCGTGGTAGGCGCCGTAGACGGTGGATGGCGGGACGATCTCGTCCATCAGCGCCACGGAGAAGCGGGCCGGCACGGTCGCCCGGCGGGCGAACGCGACCCCGTCGACGTAGCCGAGGGTGCGCAGCACCTGCTCCTCCCGGTCCCGGTGCACCGCCAGGTAGTCCCGGATCTCGCGGTAGGGCGCGGCGTCGGTGACGGTCACGGCGCGGGGGATGTCGCAGAGGAACGGCACGTACGCCACCGCCGCCCGCAGGTCGGGCACGAGGGCGGCGGCGGCCAGCGCGGCCCCGCCGCCCTGGCTGTGCCCCAGCACTGCCACCCGGGCCGGGTCGACGGCCGGCAGGAGGCGTGCCGCGTCGACGGCCCGGACCGCGTCGGTGAGGAAGCGGCGGTAGTAGTACCGGCGGGGGTCCTCGACGCCCCGGGTGGTCATCCCGGGGGCCTGCGGGCCGGCCCCGGCGATGTCCGGGGTGTCGCCCCGGCTCCAGCCCGACCCCTGGCCGCGGGTGTCCATCTGCAGGTGGGCGAACCCGGCGGCGGCCCAGAGCAGGTTCTCCAGCGGGTGGCCGCGCCCGCCGCCGTAGCCGACGTACTGCACGATCGCCGGGAGCGGCCCCGGCGCGTCCCGGGGCACCCGCAGCCACGCCTTGATCGGCTGGCCGGCGAAGCCGGGGAAGGTCACGTCGAAGACGTCCAGCCCGGCCAGCGGGGTGGCCACCGGGGTCACCCCGAGCGGGTCGCCGCAGGACCGGGCCTCGGTGAGGGTGTCGGCCCAGAACGCGTCGAAGTCCGGGGGCTCGCGCAGGTCGCTGCGGTGGGCGCGCAGTTGCGCCTCGGGCAGGTCGGTGAACACGCCTCACTCCCCCGTCACGGCGTGTCTGCTCATCGTCGGACCTTTCGGGGTGGGACGGCACGTACCGACAATCTTCCGGAACTGGCCTGCAAGTTCCCGGAACGGTAGGGCCGCCCCGTGCTGTCGTCAACCCCCGCCCGTACGGCAGGATGGCCGGGGGGACGGGCCCGCCGTCCAGGGTTCGCGGCCGGCACTTCCGGCCGGTGGAGGAGACACGGGTGAACACGGACGACGCGCCCAGGGTGACCATCACCGCGATCGCGCGGGAGGCCGGCGTCTCCGTGCCCACCGTCTCCCGGGTGCTCAACGGGCGCTCCGACGTCGCGCCAGGCACCCGCGAACGGGTCGAGGAACTGCTGCGCCACCACGGCTACCGGCGCCGGGGCAGCCGCACGGTACGCCGGGCGGAACTGGTCGACCTGGTCTTCAACGACCTGGACAGCCCGTGGGCCGTGGAGATCATCCGGGGCGTGGAGGACGTCGGTCACGCCGCCGGGGTGGGCACGGTGGTCTCGGCGATCCACAGCGAGTCGACCTCGACCCGGAAGTGGTTGCAGAACCTGCGGTCCCGCGCCTCGGACGGGGTCATCGTGGTGACCTCGCACCTGACCCCGCCCGTGCACGCCCAGCTGCGCCGGCTCAACGTGCCGGTGGTGGTGGTCGACCCCGCCACCGGGGTGCCGGGCACCGACGTGCCGGCGATCGGAGCGACCAACTGGGCCGGCGGCCTGGCCGCCACCGAGCACCTGCTGGAGCTGGGCCACCGCCGGATCGGCTTCGTGGCCGGCCCGACCCACCTGCTGTGCAGCCGCGCCCGGCTGGACGGCT is from Micromonospora terminaliae and encodes:
- a CDS encoding Gmad2 immunoglobulin-like domain-containing protein, with translation MRRLIPPLAALLLLTAGCAPPRTGTLGPAPAGPSPTTTAAAPDGTPPPIPPATGVPGTPATTGTATTPAATGADGTLTVQLWFARGGRLVPTRRTLPATVATSRLALTELAAGPSPAESATGLTTLVPPGTQVTRIAGGVATLVPPAGFDADGATDARLRRAQVVWTLTQFPTVRRVAFAPTDAATGRDDYADLLPPIVVTAPAIGDRVASPVTVSGTADVFEATVSVRVLDAAGREIGTGFTTASCGSGCRGAYRLDVRYRRAAAGRGTVEVYEVSARDGSRVNVVRVPVELTAAR
- a CDS encoding DUF6058 family natural product biosynthesis protein; its protein translation is MDWRRRVAERFREVNGEHPMTAADDAYVSGQFVTLDALCAAAGRDPDGVRRLMLDRRLPLPGYLRSDGAEMVPADLFALAERAGGVDALPGWFVSHWADPARGAEEWDAYLSGRYVCLRSVTPESIRRKDDLTAAIGAAPAEPDAGSATWLDRLHALVDELDALEPAFTGYDRLRFGGPTSRDTCVDGVRARYPRPVSAPTVR
- a CDS encoding DUF2975 domain-containing protein; amino-acid sequence: MFTAQRAVAPLKAFLVLLFGILVLFQVMSLPGQFAHMARENPDMAYLRWPATAVTVFWVLCIQVVIACTWKLLTLVKNDRIFSEASLAWVDAIVWAIAAAWAVLVGVFLYVGFNADDPGLPLLLFLLVTGVTVLGLLMVVMRELLRQATTLRTDMEAVI
- a CDS encoding helix-turn-helix domain-containing protein, coding for MPIVVRIDVELARRKMSVGEFAERVGLTPANVAVLKNGRAKAVRFSTLEAMCRVLDCQPGDLLEWVEDEGEGR
- a CDS encoding RtcB family protein, encoding MGFTPLAGTRAPVRVWTDPYTIEAQAARQLRNIGTLPWVHGVAVMPDVHFGKGATVGSVIAMRQAVSPAAVGVDIGCGMSAVRTSLTAADLPDDLGPLRSAIEAAIPVGFAMRADAVDPRRIRGLEQGGWDDFWRFGTLDRKVAQLETRAQRQLGTLGGGNHFIEVCLEQGGPDDGRVWLMLHSGSRNIGKELAERHMAVARGLPHNVDLPDRDLAVFLAGTPEMDAYRRDLWWAQEYARRNRAVMLALLCGVVRDEFPQVGYDEPISCHHNYVAEESYDGVEVLVTRKGAIRAGRGDLGIIPGSMGTGSYVVRGKGNLDAYCSASHGAGRRMSRGQAKRTYSTADLAAQTAGVECRKDAGVVDEIPGAYKDITQVMAQQEDLVEVVAHLKQVVCVKG
- a CDS encoding M36 family metallopeptidase, with translation MMHPHIRRSALVASAVTAALVAGGATAQATGDTYDHTASATVFAPNPVQQLGDQSLTDQKDADYPALAGAYRSVRLTNLDGSGTLTGKYVVVKSKTGTPARAVDGAYPAWHRDADQFEQVMGYHWVNTAQAYLQSLGFGSTLRPVNQRQIELRIDQYGGDNSFFREDKANITLGKGGVDDGEDAEVIVHEYGHSVQDGQVPGFGTTLESGAIGEAFGDYLAVAVTSWATGVPTRTPEACVADWDSVSYTRTAPHCLRRLDGTKVYPADLVGEVHADGEIWSRALWDIRTALGDRRATTLIVEAQFAFTTDVTFRDAALATVAAAQRLYGAQAASATRAAFVARGIL
- a CDS encoding DinB family protein, coding for METERIGPPLLAGERETLRAFLDFHRATLAMKCEGLTDEELRRQSSPPSTLSLLGLVRHMAEVERTWFRRVINAEDIPLIWSATGDFQEAYDASASSRSEAFEAWQREVEHARRIEREAESLDVTGHQARWGEDVSLRLVMLHMMHEYARHNGHADFLREAVDGTVGV
- a CDS encoding elongation factor G, with protein sequence MKTLNLGILAHVDAGKTSLTERLLHSAGVIDEPGSVDAGNTRTDTLALERQRGITIRSAVVSFAVAGTTVNLIDTPGHPDFIAEVERVLGVLDGAVLVVSAVEGVQAQTRVLARTLRRLGIPTLFFVNKVDRAGADPERVLRQLADRLTPDVVALGRVDAAGTPGATWVPHPPGDPGHHARLVDLLSAHDDALLAAYVADERAVTPHRLRTALAAQAVRARVHPVLAGSAITGAGVADLIDAVTGLLPATAGDVHAPLSGAVFKVERGPAGEKVAYARIFAGTVRVRDRIRHGDGQEARVTALGVFDGGDATPADAAGAGRIVRLHGLAGVRVGDVLGAPPERPAARRHFAPPTLETVVEPVRPADRPALHAALTQLAEQDPLINLRQDDRRQELAVSLYGEVQKEVIEATLADDYGVPVTFRETTTVCVERVTSAGAAVEWIGREPNPFLGTVGLRVEPGPVGGGVEFRLGIELGSMPPAFLKAIEETVRETLRQGLHGWAVIDCVVTLTHGGYWARQSHAHGVFDKSMSSTAGDFRNLTPLVLMTALTRAGTRVHEPVHRFRLDLPADLFGTVLPALAGLGATPRGSTLRGAAYVIEGEVPAGRVHALDQRLPGLTRGEGVLEAEFDHYRPVRGPAPSRPRWDHDPLHRREYLLAVARRVTGRSAR
- a CDS encoding alpha/beta hydrolase, giving the protein MARIRCDFFSTALGMGTSMTVLLPDGAAGIGMAGAATAGDPPVLYLLHGLTDDDTVWTRRTSIERYVAPLGLAVVMPQVQRSFYCDEAHGNRYWTFLSEELPEVSRSFFRLSDRREDTFVAGLSMGGYGAMKWALRHPDRFAAAASLSGALNVAHRRHHPTSPMDPAVWHTVWGDRDVAGPDDDTVALLERAGDDLPALYVACGTKDFLYDDNTRFVDTAHRRGVPVTVDFSPGDHDWAYWDAKIQDVLAWLPLQRNG